One window of the Salvia miltiorrhiza cultivar Shanhuang (shh) chromosome 6, IMPLAD_Smil_shh, whole genome shotgun sequence genome contains the following:
- the LOC130990305 gene encoding guanine nucleotide-binding protein subunit beta-like protein, protein MAQELILRGTMRAHTDWVTAIATPIDNSDMIVTASRDKSIIVWALTKEDRTYGVARRRLTGHSHFVQDVVLSSDGQFALSGSWDGELRLWDLQAGTTARRFVGHTKDVLSVAFSVDNRQIVSASRDKSIKLWNTLGECKYTIQDQDAHSDWVSCVRFSPNTMQPTIVSGSWDRTVKIWNLTNCKLRSTLAGHSGYVNTVAVSPDGSLCASGGKDGVILLWDLAEGKRLYSLDAGSIIHALCFSPNRYWLCAATEASIKIWDLESKSVVVDLKIDLKVESEMVAEATQTAAGKTKVIYCTSLNWSADGSTLFSGYTDGVVRVWGIGRY, encoded by the exons ATGGCGCAGGAGCTGATCCTCCGCGGCACCATGCGTGCGCACACCGACTGGGTGACGGCCATCGCCACCCCTATCGACAACTCCGACATGATCGTCACCGCCTCTCGCGACAAGTCCATCATCGTGTGGGCTCTGACCAAGGAGGACCGCACCTACGGCGTCGCCCGCCGCCGCCTCACCGGCCACTCTCACTTCGTCCAGGACGTCGTCCTCTCTTCCGACGGCCAGTTCGCCCTCTCCGGCTCCTGGGACGGCGAGCTCCGGCTCTGGGACCTCCAGGCCGGCACCACCGCCCGCCGCTTCGTCGGCCACACCAAGGACGTCCTTTCCGTTGCCTTCTCCGTCGATAACCGCCAGATCGTCTCCGCCTCGCGCGACAAGTCGATCAAGCTATGGAACACCCTCGGCGAGTGCAAGTATACCATCCAGGATCAGGACGCCCACTCCGATTGGGTGTCGTGCGTCCGCTTCTCCCCCAACACGATGCAGCCCACCATCGTCTCGGGATCCTGGGATCGGACCGTAAAGATTTGGAATCTGACCAACTGTAAGCTGCGCTCCACCCTCGCCGGCCACTCCGGCTACGTCAACACAGTCGCTGTCTCGCCCGACGGCTCTCTCTGCGCCAGCGGTGGTAAAGATGGTGTGATTTTGCTTTGGGACTTGGCCGAGGGTAAGAGGCTCTACTCGTTGGACGCCGGATCGATCATCCACGCGCTCTGCTTTAGCCCCAACAGGTACTGGCTCTGTGCCGCCACCGAAGCCAGCATCAAGATTTGGgatttggagagcaagagcgTCGTTGTCGATCTTAAGATCGATTTGAAGGTGGAGAGCGAGATGGTTGCCGAAGCAACCCAAACCGCCGCTGGGAAAACCAAG GTGATTTACTGCACCAGTCTCAACTGGAGCGCAGACGGCAGCACCCTATTCAGTGGATATACGGATGGAGTTGTTCGAGTTTGGGGTATTGGACGATACTAA